In the Onychostoma macrolepis isolate SWU-2019 chromosome 09, ASM1243209v1, whole genome shotgun sequence genome, one interval contains:
- the kctd4 gene encoding LOW QUALITY PROTEIN: BTB/POZ domain-containing protein KCTD4 (The sequence of the model RefSeq protein was modified relative to this genomic sequence to represent the inferred CDS: inserted 1 base in 1 codon): MEWNLRRMESELRQINPDLLQPSKSFKKPSSGTITINVGGYLYAAQRQTLAKHPGSLLEEIVMGKKPVVHVDSMGNTFIDRDGPIFRHVLNFLRLGDLVLPDDFKEAELLRREADFYRLSELAQALQDWEQQQATQREPAFLEVTDSHERSQGLRVYCSDNSFIEKVKNRLVQIXKSRLDGFPEEFEVSSNIIQFRHFIKSEQGSRLVLKQDSTFLCTLECLKLETVMLALKGGFRLLTSLDSNRGSVVQCEALHFVK; the protein is encoded by the exons ATGGAATGGAATCTCAGAAGGATGGAGAGTGAACTGAGACAGATCAATCCGGACTTGCTGCAGCCCAGCAAGAGCTTCAAGAAACCTTCCTCCGGCACCATCACCATCAACGTGGGGGGCTACCTGTACGCTGCGCAGCGCCAGACCCTGGCCAAGCATCCCGGCTCCCTGCTGGAAGAGATAGTCATGGGGAAGAAGCCCGTGGTGCACGTGGACTCCATGGGCAACACCTTCATCGACCGCGACGGGCCCATCTTCCGGCACGTGTTGAACTTCTTGCGCCTGGGTGATCTGGTGCTGCCCGACGACTTCAAAGAAGCCGAGCTGCTCCGACGCGAGGCCGACTTCTACCGGCTGAGCGAGCTGGCCCAAGCCCTGCAGGACTGGGAGCAGCAGCAGGCCACGCAGCGCGAGCCCGCCTTCCTAGAGGTGACAGACAGCCACGAGCGTTCGCAGGGTCTTAGGGTCTACTGCAGTGACAACAGCTTCATCGAGAAGGTGAAGAACCGCCTGGTGCAGA TCAAGAGCCGCTTGGACGGCTTTCCGGAAGAATTCGAGGTGTCGTCCAACATCATCCAGTTCCGGCATTTCATCAAGTCGGAGCAGGGCTCTCGGCTTGTGCTGAAGCAGGACAGCACGTTTTTGTGTACACTCGAGTGTCTGAAGCTGGAGACGGTGATGCTTGCTCTCAAAGGAGGCTTTCGCCTGCTCACCAGCCTAGACAGCAACCGTGGATCAGTGGTTCAGTGCGAGGCTCTGCATTTTGTCAAGTGA